A region from the Flavobacterium enshiense genome encodes:
- a CDS encoding AEC family transporter, which produces MDNILLIFVCMLLGFLLKKVPAFPPLSYKTLNQFVIYVSLPSIALYYIPKLEISSKLLFPLGIAWLGFALSYVFFTGLGKLFGWSKKLTGCLIITAGLGNTSFVGFPLVEAVYGKQGLETAVIVDQPGSFVVVSTLAVLVATMCSRGTTSTNTILKKILFFPPFIAFAISCLLIVLEMDFPLILQSVFQRLGSTVTPIALVSVGMQLEFDRKSKHYKFLTLGLLFKLFITPAFFYLLYVMLLNGKGLEVQVSIFEAAMAPMITGTIVASTYGLKPKLSSMMIGFGIPISFITLIFWYYILQYI; this is translated from the coding sequence ATGGATAATATTTTACTCATTTTCGTTTGCATGCTTTTGGGGTTTTTACTCAAAAAAGTTCCGGCATTTCCTCCGCTAAGTTATAAAACACTTAATCAGTTTGTGATTTACGTATCGCTGCCGTCCATTGCGCTGTATTATATTCCGAAACTGGAAATCAGTTCAAAATTGTTGTTTCCACTCGGAATTGCATGGTTAGGATTCGCGCTGTCGTACGTTTTTTTTACCGGTTTAGGAAAATTGTTCGGCTGGTCCAAAAAACTCACAGGTTGTTTGATTATCACGGCTGGACTTGGAAATACATCTTTCGTGGGTTTCCCATTGGTTGAAGCCGTTTACGGGAAGCAGGGACTTGAAACGGCTGTTATCGTAGATCAGCCGGGTTCGTTCGTAGTGGTTTCAACTTTAGCAGTTCTCGTAGCGACGATGTGTTCCCGCGGAACCACAAGCACCAATACGATTCTGAAAAAAATACTGTTCTTCCCGCCATTCATAGCCTTTGCAATCTCTTGCCTGTTAATCGTTTTAGAAATGGATTTCCCTCTGATACTGCAATCGGTTTTTCAGCGTTTAGGAAGTACCGTAACCCCAATAGCACTGGTTTCGGTTGGAATGCAGTTGGAATTCGACAGAAAAAGTAAGCATTATAAGTTCCTTACTTTGGGATTACTTTTTAAATTATTCATAACTCCGGCTTTTTTCTATTTGTTGTATGTGATGTTATTAAATGGAAAGGGGCTGGAAGTACAGGTTTCCATATTTGAAGCGGCCATGGCTCCTATGATAACAGGAACCATAGTGGCATCCACTTACGGATTAAAACCTAAACTCAGCAGTATGATGATTGGCTTCGGGATCCCGATTTCGTTTATCACATTAATTTTCTGGTATTATATTTTACAGTATATCTGA
- a CDS encoding MFS transporter yields the protein MKTATATATIEKENKVQSTMYSILFSICFAHMINDLLQAVIPAMYPVLKANYGLTFTQVGLITFTYQVTASLLQPFVGIYTDKKPKPYSLAFGMLFSLSGIIMLSQASSFPLILASVAMVGVGSSIFHPEASRVAFLGSGGKRGLAQSIFQLGGNTGTAIGPLLVALIVVPRGQSHILWFVLAAVVGIIVLSRIALWYQQKLISIKGKKKGGERIHNLSPMKVKLSVVLLLILIFSKSFYTSSMSSYFTFYLIEKFHISVLQAQYHLFWFLGAVAVGTLIGGPLGDKFGRKYIIWFSILGAAPFTLMLPFANLFWTGILSVAIGIIIASAFSAILVYAQELMPERVGMISGLFFGFAFGVGGLGSAVLGYLADVTSIEFVYGICSFLPLIGMIAYFLPNLKKKH from the coding sequence ATGAAAACAGCAACGGCAACAGCAACGATCGAGAAAGAAAACAAAGTACAAAGTACGATGTATTCCATTTTGTTTTCGATTTGTTTCGCGCACATGATCAACGACTTGTTACAGGCGGTAATCCCGGCGATGTACCCGGTTTTGAAAGCCAATTACGGCCTGACGTTTACACAAGTCGGTCTGATAACTTTTACGTATCAGGTTACCGCTTCCTTGTTGCAGCCTTTCGTTGGAATTTATACCGATAAAAAACCGAAACCGTATTCGCTGGCCTTCGGGATGTTGTTCTCGCTAAGCGGAATCATAATGCTTTCGCAGGCTTCCAGTTTTCCACTTATTTTAGCCTCGGTAGCAATGGTTGGAGTTGGCTCGTCCATCTTTCATCCCGAAGCTTCCCGCGTAGCGTTCTTGGGGTCAGGCGGAAAACGAGGTTTGGCACAATCCATTTTCCAATTGGGTGGAAATACTGGAACAGCAATCGGACCGTTGTTGGTGGCATTAATAGTTGTGCCTCGCGGACAGTCGCATATTCTCTGGTTTGTATTAGCAGCCGTGGTCGGAATCATAGTGTTGAGCAGAATCGCCCTTTGGTACCAACAGAAACTGATTTCCATTAAAGGAAAGAAAAAAGGAGGGGAGAGAATTCATAATCTTTCTCCGATGAAGGTAAAATTGTCAGTGGTTTTACTGCTGATCCTGATTTTTTCGAAATCGTTTTACACGTCTTCGATGTCGAGTTACTTCACGTTCTATCTGATAGAAAAATTCCATATTTCCGTATTGCAGGCGCAGTACCACTTGTTTTGGTTCTTGGGAGCAGTTGCAGTTGGAACGTTGATTGGAGGTCCGTTAGGAGATAAGTTCGGACGAAAATACATTATTTGGTTCTCGATTTTGGGAGCGGCACCGTTCACCTTGATGCTGCCGTTTGCCAATTTGTTCTGGACCGGAATTCTTTCAGTTGCCATCGGAATCATAATCGCTTCGGCTTTCTCCGCCATTTTGGTGTATGCACAGGAATTAATGCCTGAACGTGTGGGTATGATTTCCGGATTGTTCTTCGGTTTTGCCTTCGGAGTAGGTGGTTTGGGTTCTGCAGTTCTGGGGTATCTGGCCGATGTGACCTCTATTGAATTTGTTTACGGCATCTGTTCGTTCCTGCCATTAATCGGAATGATTGCTTATTTCTTGCCGAATCTTAAGAAGAAGCATTAG
- a CDS encoding FAD-binding oxidoreductase, with protein sequence MTTQITPEILQKLQHIVGESFVFTDEETRNNYGHDETEDYVFPPSVVIKPASAKEISEIVKLANEYKIPVVPIGGRTGLSGGALSIHQGIGLSTDRLNKILEIDERNLQVITEPAVITQVLQDKVLEKGLFYPVDPSSRGSCFIGGNVAENAGGARAVKYGVTKDYVLNLEVVLPTGEIIWTGANTLKNSTGYNLTQLMVGSEGTLAIITKIVLKLWPKNSHNVLMLVPFYKAEQACEAVSAIFRAGIVPSALEFMERDAIDWAIRFIEGVNVDIKDDIQGHLLIEVDGNYPEILMLEAEKIMGVVEQFEIDEILFADTEDQKNALWRMRRGVAEAVKSNSVYKEEDTVVPRYELPTLLKGIKEIGNKYGFKSVCYGHAGDGNLHVNIIKADMTDENWKTEVPKGIREIFELTVSLKGTLSGEHGIGYVQKNFMDIAFDNSQLVLMKNIKKVFDPNGIMNPGKIFPDNI encoded by the coding sequence ATGACAACGCAAATCACACCCGAAATACTTCAAAAATTACAGCATATTGTTGGCGAATCATTCGTATTTACCGACGAAGAAACCCGAAACAATTACGGTCACGACGAAACCGAAGATTATGTCTTTCCGCCGAGTGTCGTGATAAAACCGGCTTCAGCCAAGGAAATATCAGAAATTGTTAAGTTAGCCAACGAGTACAAAATTCCTGTGGTTCCTATCGGAGGGAGAACCGGATTGAGCGGTGGTGCGCTGAGCATTCATCAGGGCATTGGTTTGTCGACCGACCGTCTGAATAAAATTCTGGAAATCGACGAAAGAAACTTACAGGTAATCACCGAACCGGCGGTTATCACTCAGGTTTTACAGGATAAGGTTCTGGAAAAAGGATTGTTTTATCCCGTAGACCCAAGCAGCCGCGGAAGTTGTTTCATCGGCGGAAATGTAGCCGAAAATGCCGGTGGTGCCAGAGCAGTGAAATACGGCGTTACCAAAGATTATGTGCTGAATCTGGAAGTGGTTTTGCCAACCGGGGAAATCATCTGGACAGGCGCCAACACGCTTAAAAATTCCACAGGATACAATCTGACACAATTAATGGTGGGTAGTGAAGGGACGTTGGCAATCATTACCAAAATAGTTCTGAAATTATGGCCTAAAAATTCGCATAACGTTCTGATGCTTGTTCCTTTTTACAAAGCAGAGCAGGCATGTGAAGCGGTTTCGGCGATTTTCAGGGCAGGAATAGTGCCGAGCGCTTTGGAATTCATGGAGCGCGATGCCATAGATTGGGCCATCCGATTCATTGAAGGCGTAAACGTGGATATTAAAGACGATATTCAGGGGCATCTGTTAATTGAAGTCGACGGCAATTACCCTGAAATCTTAATGCTTGAAGCGGAAAAAATAATGGGCGTAGTCGAGCAATTCGAAATCGATGAAATCCTTTTCGCCGATACGGAAGACCAGAAAAACGCTTTATGGAGAATGCGCCGCGGCGTTGCTGAAGCCGTCAAATCAAATTCGGTTTACAAAGAAGAAGATACAGTGGTGCCTCGTTATGAATTACCAACCCTGCTAAAAGGGATTAAAGAAATCGGAAACAAATACGGTTTCAAATCGGTTTGTTACGGTCATGCCGGTGACGGAAATTTACACGTGAACATCATCAAGGCCGATATGACAGACGAAAACTGGAAAACAGAAGTGCCAAAAGGTATTCGTGAAATTTTTGAACTGACGGTTTCGTTAAAAGGAACCTTGTCGGGTGAGCACGGAATTGGTTATGTACAGAAAAATTTTATGGACATTGCCTTCGATAATTCACAGTTGGTTCTGATGAAAAATATTAAAAAAGTTTTCGACCCGAATGGGATTATGAATCCTGGGAAAATTTTCCCGGATAACATTTAA
- a CDS encoding TonB-dependent receptor: protein MKKIYFAVLVFGQILYSQNKTEKDSAASKQLDNVVITANRGAALRREVPVAISKVTTKTINETKATAVYEIVNKTPGVLMVNLGNEQHSMAIRQPMTTNPYYLYLEDGLSIRPMGVFNHNALLEINQFNLQNIEVVRGPVSSLYGPEAVGGAVNLISLKPSLQPEMKVGVQADQWGYIRLQAAAGATVGKVGMYVAGLTSAQRDSWMTYSDYNKDNINARLDYNINKSTRLIWTLFYGKYYSDMSSPVNESDFYNRTYKSTTDFTYRKSDALRSRLTFEKEWNSKAQTSVTVFTRDNELEQSPAYNGGIKWTPGQTTAKGEINSNNFKSYGVLAQHTQKFDFFDGSLVAGGLYDNSPVDYNAYQLDLKANLNPGGQTVSSYEIIAERPDIKLADYNARIYNAAGFAQYTFRPVDNLIITGGVRYDNMTFDYNNNIDHSTGSKVYDQFTFKGGVNYNPFICAGFYANYSQGFAPPGLTSVFRAKPGTGGSTGIPAEFYYNLEPAEFDNYEVGGWIGCLEKKMNIEYSVYYMEGKNELLNVRLPDNSTDYRSAGETLHKGVEFAVNYFPNSQFKIRAGGTYAIHEFEDFKLSYRPTDPVQNLDGKEMPSAPHWVANSEVTYYPKWLPNLRAGVEWQLVSSWYQDQINTVKYDGYNVFNGRIGYQFKGLEMYMNVMNFTDKLYAYNVTRGNTPTSAPSYTPAAPRTFVFGLQYQLQLNKKKNDEK from the coding sequence ATGAAAAAAATATACTTTGCCGTATTGGTATTTGGACAAATACTGTACAGTCAAAATAAAACAGAGAAAGACTCTGCCGCATCAAAACAACTTGATAATGTTGTGATTACAGCTAACCGAGGAGCCGCTTTGAGAAGGGAAGTGCCGGTAGCTATTTCGAAAGTAACAACTAAAACTATAAATGAAACCAAAGCCACGGCGGTTTATGAGATCGTAAATAAAACGCCAGGTGTTTTAATGGTTAACCTGGGGAACGAACAGCATTCTATGGCTATTCGCCAGCCAATGACCACGAATCCTTATTATTTGTATCTGGAAGATGGTTTGTCGATTCGTCCGATGGGGGTTTTTAACCACAATGCGCTTTTAGAGATTAATCAGTTCAACCTGCAGAATATTGAAGTGGTCAGAGGACCGGTTTCGTCGCTTTACGGGCCGGAAGCAGTTGGCGGTGCAGTGAATTTGATATCGCTGAAACCATCACTGCAGCCGGAAATGAAAGTAGGTGTTCAGGCTGATCAGTGGGGTTACATACGCTTACAGGCTGCTGCAGGAGCGACCGTTGGAAAGGTAGGAATGTACGTTGCCGGTTTGACCAGTGCACAGCGCGATTCATGGATGACATACTCCGATTACAACAAAGACAATATCAACGCGAGGCTGGATTATAATATCAACAAAAGCACCCGTTTAATCTGGACGTTATTCTACGGAAAATATTATTCGGATATGAGCAGTCCTGTAAACGAATCTGATTTTTACAACCGCACTTATAAAAGTACCACTGATTTCACTTATAGAAAATCGGATGCCTTGCGAAGCAGATTAACTTTTGAAAAAGAATGGAATTCCAAGGCACAAACATCGGTAACGGTTTTCACCAGAGACAATGAATTAGAGCAAAGTCCGGCATATAACGGTGGCATTAAATGGACGCCGGGACAAACCACTGCCAAAGGGGAAATCAACTCCAATAATTTTAAGAGTTACGGCGTATTGGCGCAGCACACTCAGAAGTTTGATTTTTTTGACGGTTCCTTGGTTGCAGGGGGTTTATATGATAATTCCCCCGTGGATTATAATGCCTATCAGTTGGATTTGAAAGCCAATTTAAATCCGGGTGGGCAAACGGTGAGCAGTTATGAGATTATTGCAGAGCGTCCTGATATTAAGCTCGCAGACTACAATGCCCGAATTTACAATGCGGCCGGTTTCGCACAGTATACTTTCCGACCTGTCGATAACCTGATTATTACTGGTGGTGTACGTTACGATAACATGACTTTTGACTACAACAACAATATTGATCATTCTACTGGAAGTAAAGTTTATGATCAGTTTACCTTTAAGGGAGGTGTTAATTACAATCCATTCATTTGTGCAGGATTTTATGCCAATTATTCACAGGGATTCGCGCCTCCGGGACTGACTTCCGTTTTCCGGGCTAAACCGGGAACAGGAGGAAGTACAGGTATTCCGGCCGAATTCTATTATAACTTGGAACCAGCCGAATTCGATAATTATGAAGTGGGAGGATGGATTGGCTGCCTGGAGAAAAAGATGAATATTGAGTATTCGGTGTACTATATGGAGGGAAAAAACGAACTGCTTAATGTTCGCCTTCCTGACAATTCAACTGATTATCGTTCAGCCGGAGAAACACTTCACAAAGGAGTTGAATTTGCTGTAAATTATTTTCCGAATTCCCAATTTAAAATCAGGGCAGGAGGGACCTATGCTATACATGAATTTGAAGATTTTAAATTGTCGTATCGACCTACCGATCCGGTTCAGAATTTAGATGGAAAGGAAATGCCGTCGGCTCCCCACTGGGTGGCGAATTCGGAAGTCACTTATTATCCGAAATGGCTGCCAAATTTAAGAGCGGGAGTAGAATGGCAATTGGTTTCAAGCTGGTATCAGGATCAAATCAATACCGTAAAATATGATGGATATAATGTGTTTAACGGACGAATCGGTTACCAGTTTAAGGGGTTGGAAATGTATATGAATGTGATGAATTTTACTGATAAATTGTATGCTTATAATGTGACCAGAGGTAATACGCCTACATCTGCACCTAGTTATACCCCTGCGGCGCCACGCACTTTTGTTTTTGGTTTGCAGTATCAGTTACAACTTAACAAGAAAAAAAACGATGAAAAATAA
- a CDS encoding sialidase family protein, whose protein sequence is MKNKLLLLFTITLFAAQNSNSQTRETQTKYISSENGTTTSCPFFTSDRKGRTVMTYGNETAGKDAVLNYAVFNTKARSFGVPIEIPSSKGVELHGENMPKMVFKPNGEIIAVWGIDNPTPKKKYGGLIQYSQSFDGGKNWTPAKRLVNDQSGIDQRYFDIDLLPSGEVAIIWLDNRTKTDLDGSTLYYAVTKGKKGFQNEKVIGETTCQCCRTDLFVGKNGVIYAAYRDIINEEIRDMVLSYSSDNGKTFSKPKRISADDWKINGCPHTGPTMTQNENGLHFAWFTMGGGAGVFYANSSDNGKSFSKRDNVSANPSAKHPQISALKNSNVVIVWDESAEISGNYFNRIGLQHRAKNGKVLETEFVTSSAEGMSTFPIVKSLSETEVLVAWSQGGKDGKVGYRTVRIGNRKISKSVKNKSVAGR, encoded by the coding sequence ATGAAAAATAAACTTCTTTTGCTGTTTACGATAACATTGTTTGCAGCGCAAAACAGTAATTCCCAAACTAGGGAAACCCAAACAAAATATATTTCTTCCGAAAATGGGACTACAACAAGCTGTCCGTTTTTTACCTCTGACAGAAAAGGGCGGACTGTGATGACCTACGGAAATGAAACCGCAGGAAAGGATGCTGTTCTTAATTATGCGGTTTTCAATACTAAAGCAAGAAGTTTTGGCGTCCCAATTGAAATCCCATCCAGTAAAGGGGTAGAACTTCATGGTGAGAATATGCCGAAGATGGTATTCAAACCCAATGGTGAAATCATTGCAGTTTGGGGAATCGATAACCCGACACCCAAGAAAAAATATGGAGGTTTGATTCAGTATTCCCAGTCGTTTGACGGCGGAAAAAACTGGACACCGGCAAAGCGATTGGTGAATGATCAAAGCGGAATCGATCAGCGCTATTTTGATATTGACCTGCTCCCTAGTGGAGAAGTGGCTATTATCTGGTTGGATAACCGCACTAAAACGGATTTGGATGGTTCTACATTGTATTATGCAGTTACCAAAGGGAAAAAAGGTTTTCAAAATGAAAAAGTCATAGGAGAAACGACATGCCAATGCTGCCGTACGGATTTATTTGTTGGGAAAAACGGAGTCATTTATGCAGCTTACAGGGATATTATCAACGAAGAAATCAGAGATATGGTACTCAGTTATTCTTCGGATAACGGAAAAACATTTTCAAAACCAAAAAGAATAAGCGCCGATGATTGGAAAATAAACGGCTGTCCTCATACGGGGCCGACCATGACGCAAAACGAAAACGGATTGCACTTTGCCTGGTTTACCATGGGCGGAGGAGCCGGGGTGTTTTATGCTAATTCATCCGATAACGGAAAGAGTTTTTCGAAAAGGGATAATGTCAGTGCAAATCCTTCCGCAAAACATCCTCAGATTTCTGCTTTGAAGAATAGTAATGTAGTCATCGTATGGGACGAAAGTGCAGAAATTAGCGGTAATTATTTCAATAGAATTGGGCTGCAGCACAGAGCTAAAAACGGTAAAGTTCTCGAAACCGAATTTGTAACGTCGTCTGCCGAAGGTATGTCTACATTCCCCATAGTGAAATCTTTGAGCGAAACAGAAGTTCTGGTAGCATGGAGTCAGGGAGGTAAAGATGGGAAAGTGGGGTATAGGACAGTCCGCATCGGAAATCGTAAAATCAGCAAATCAGTAAAAAATAAAAGTGTAGCGGGAAGATAA
- the secA gene encoding preprotein translocase subunit SecA, whose protein sequence is MSFINSILKAFVGDKSQKDVKAIQPIIAKIRSFEPALAALSNDELRAKTTYFKEQIKAARAEKDAKIEALRQEVEATEDIDKREDIYATIDAIEKEAYEISEKVLGDILPEAFAVVKETARRFKENTQITVTATPKDRELSAAKSYITIEGDNAVWANSWDAAGKAITWDMIHYDVQLIGGTVLHQGKISEMQTGEGKTLVATLPIYLNALTGNGVHLVTVNDYLAKRDSTWKAPLFEFHGLTVDCIDNHQPNTDARRRAYEADITYGTNNEFGFDYLRDNMAHTPGELVQRKHNYAIVDEVDSVLIDDARTPLIISGPVPQGDRHEFNELKPKIENLYNLQRQLANGFLTEAKRLMKEGNGKDAGFQLLRAFRALPKNKALIKFLSEEGVKQLLQKTENEYMQDNNRKMPIVDEALYFVIEEKNNQVELTDNGIKFLSQDTSDDFFVLPDIGTEIANIEKQKLSKEAEAEVKEQLFQDFSVKSERIHTLTQLLKAYTLFEKDTEYVIMDNKILIVDEQTGRIMDGRRYSDGLHQAIEAKENVKIEAATQTFATITLQNYFRMYSKLAGMTGTAVTEAGEFWEIYKLDVVEIPTNRGIARKDKEDLIYRTVREKFNAVAEDVQQLVAEGRPVLIGTTSVEISELLSRMLKMKGIQHNVLNAKLHKQEAQIVAEAGNAGVVTIATNMAGRGTDIKLSPEVKAAGGLAIIGTERHDSRRVDRQLRGRAGRQGDPGSSQFYVSLEDNLMRLFGSERVAKIMDRMGIKEGEVIQHSMMTKSIERAQKKVEENNFGTRKRLLEYDDVMNAQREVVYKRRRHALHGERLKVDLANMMYDLAELVVENNKIAKAFKNFEFELIRYFAIESPVSESDFNRLSDMELAGKVYKAALKHYDEKQDRNARDAYAVIKNVYENNNGQFERIVVPFTDGIKTLNVVTDLEKAYISQGKTLLTDFEKNITLAIVDEAWKKHLRKMDELKQSVQLAVHEQKDPLLIYKFEAFNLFKKMLDGINKEVISFLLKGDLPSQNPDNIQEAHEEPIQEDYTISKEEVLNTDEIAAKQREAAQMQQQQHHHHVTETIVRDQPKINRNDNVTIKHVMSGKTETMKFKKAEPMLASGEWIVVSE, encoded by the coding sequence ATGAGTTTCATAAACAGCATATTAAAAGCTTTTGTGGGTGACAAATCCCAAAAAGACGTAAAAGCAATTCAACCGATTATTGCCAAAATCAGATCATTTGAACCTGCTTTAGCGGCCTTATCAAATGACGAACTGAGAGCAAAAACAACCTATTTTAAAGAGCAGATTAAAGCCGCTCGTGCTGAAAAAGATGCTAAAATAGAAGCGTTAAGACAAGAAGTTGAAGCTACGGAAGACATCGACAAAAGAGAAGATATCTATGCTACTATCGATGCTATCGAAAAAGAAGCTTATGAAATCTCTGAAAAAGTATTGGGCGATATTCTGCCGGAGGCATTTGCAGTGGTTAAGGAAACGGCTCGTCGTTTCAAGGAAAATACGCAAATCACCGTTACAGCTACTCCTAAAGACCGCGAATTATCAGCAGCAAAATCATACATCACCATTGAAGGAGACAATGCTGTTTGGGCAAACTCATGGGATGCTGCCGGAAAAGCCATCACTTGGGATATGATCCATTACGACGTACAGTTAATTGGTGGAACGGTTTTACACCAAGGTAAAATTTCCGAGATGCAAACGGGAGAAGGTAAAACGTTGGTAGCAACCCTGCCAATCTATTTAAATGCCTTGACTGGAAACGGAGTTCACTTAGTAACCGTGAATGATTACCTTGCAAAACGTGACAGCACGTGGAAAGCGCCTTTATTCGAATTCCACGGATTGACTGTTGACTGTATTGACAACCACCAACCAAATACCGATGCAAGACGCCGTGCTTATGAGGCTGATATCACTTACGGAACGAACAACGAATTCGGTTTCGATTATTTGAGAGATAACATGGCACATACGCCTGGTGAATTGGTACAAAGAAAACACAACTACGCGATTGTCGATGAGGTGGATTCCGTATTGATTGACGACGCACGTACACCGTTGATTATTTCTGGTCCGGTGCCACAGGGAGACCGTCACGAGTTCAACGAATTGAAACCGAAAATCGAAAACTTATATAACCTTCAGCGTCAATTAGCCAACGGTTTCCTTACCGAGGCAAAACGTTTGATGAAAGAAGGAAATGGCAAAGATGCCGGATTCCAGTTATTAAGAGCGTTCCGTGCTTTACCGAAAAACAAAGCATTGATCAAATTCTTATCTGAAGAAGGCGTTAAACAATTACTTCAGAAAACGGAAAACGAATACATGCAGGACAACAACCGTAAAATGCCGATTGTTGACGAAGCCTTGTATTTCGTAATTGAAGAAAAAAACAATCAGGTTGAACTGACAGATAACGGAATCAAATTCCTTTCTCAGGATACTTCCGATGATTTCTTTGTCCTTCCGGATATTGGTACTGAAATTGCCAACATCGAAAAACAAAAACTTTCGAAAGAAGCCGAAGCGGAAGTGAAAGAACAACTATTCCAGGATTTCTCTGTAAAAAGTGAGCGTATCCACACATTAACGCAGCTTTTAAAAGCTTATACCTTGTTCGAAAAAGATACGGAATACGTTATCATGGATAACAAAATCCTTATCGTAGACGAGCAAACAGGACGTATCATGGATGGCCGTCGTTATTCTGACGGTTTACACCAGGCGATTGAAGCGAAAGAAAACGTAAAAATTGAGGCTGCTACGCAAACGTTTGCAACCATTACATTACAGAATTACTTCCGTATGTACAGCAAATTAGCGGGTATGACCGGTACTGCTGTTACAGAAGCAGGCGAATTCTGGGAAATTTACAAATTAGACGTAGTGGAAATTCCAACCAACAGAGGAATTGCCCGTAAAGACAAAGAAGATTTAATTTATCGTACAGTTCGTGAAAAATTCAACGCGGTTGCGGAAGATGTTCAGCAATTGGTTGCGGAAGGCCGTCCGGTATTGATCGGTACGACTTCAGTTGAGATTTCCGAATTATTGAGCCGTATGCTTAAAATGAAAGGCATCCAGCACAACGTATTGAACGCGAAATTACACAAACAGGAAGCACAGATTGTTGCCGAAGCAGGTAATGCAGGGGTAGTAACCATTGCAACAAACATGGCCGGTCGTGGTACCGATATTAAATTATCTCCGGAAGTAAAAGCAGCAGGTGGTTTAGCTATCATTGGTACAGAACGTCACGATTCTCGTCGTGTAGACCGTCAGTTACGTGGTCGTGCAGGACGTCAGGGAGATCCGGGAAGTTCACAGTTCTATGTGTCTTTGGAAGACAACCTGATGCGTTTGTTCGGCTCTGAAAGAGTAGCAAAAATCATGGACCGAATGGGAATCAAAGAAGGTGAAGTAATTCAGCACTCAATGATGACCAAATCTATCGAAAGAGCTCAGAAAAAAGTAGAAGAAAACAACTTCGGTACACGTAAACGTTTATTGGAATATGATGATGTAATGAACGCACAACGTGAAGTGGTTTACAAACGTCGTCGTCATGCATTGCACGGAGAACGCTTAAAAGTGGATTTGGCAAACATGATGTATGACTTGGCTGAATTGGTTGTGGAAAACAACAAAATTGCCAAAGCTTTCAAAAACTTCGAATTCGAGTTAATCCGTTACTTTGCTATTGAATCTCCGGTTTCCGAAAGTGATTTCAACAGACTTTCCGATATGGAATTGGCTGGTAAAGTGTACAAAGCCGCACTAAAGCATTATGACGAAAAACAGGATCGTAATGCCAGAGATGCTTATGCTGTAATCAAAAATGTATACGAAAACAACAATGGTCAGTTTGAACGTATCGTTGTTCCGTTTACTGACGGCATCAAGACACTTAATGTAGTAACCGATTTAGAGAAGGCTTATATTTCACAAGGAAAAACGCTTTTGACTGATTTCGAAAAGAACATCACTTTAGCCATTGTTGATGAAGCATGGAAAAAACACTTGCGTAAAATGGACGAATTGAAACAATCGGTTCAGTTAGCCGTTCACGAGCAAAAAGATCCATTGCTGATTTACAAATTTGAAGCATTTAACCTGTTCAAGAAAATGCTGGACGGTATCAACAAAGAAGTAATTTCATTCTTGCTTAAAGGTGATTTACCTTCACAAAATCCTGACAATATTCAGGAAGCACATGAAGAGCCAATACAAGAAGATTATACTATTTCAAAAGAAGAAGTATTAAACACTGACGAAATCGCTGCCAAGCAACGTGAAGCTGCTCAAATGCAACAACAGCAACATCATCATCATGTTACTGAAACCATCGTTCGCGATCAACCTAAAATCAACCGCAACGACAACGTGACGATTAAACACGTTATGAGCGGAAAAACAGAAACCATGAAATTCAAAAAAGCTGAACCTATGTTAGCTTCAGGAGAATGGATCGTTGTTAGCGAGTAA
- a CDS encoding DUF2795 domain-containing protein, with translation MYWTLELASYLSDAPWPATKDELIDYAIRTGAPLEVVENLQSIEDEGEIYESMEEIWPDYPTDEDYLWNEDEY, from the coding sequence ATGTATTGGACATTAGAACTGGCATCATATTTAAGCGATGCTCCGTGGCCAGCCACAAAGGATGAACTTATCGACTATGCTATCCGAACTGGAGCTCCTCTTGAAGTAGTGGAAAACTTACAGTCAATAGAAGACGAAGGTGAAATCTACGAATCAATGGAAGAGATATGGCCAGATTATCCGACCGACGAAGATTACCTTTGGAACGAGGATGAATATTAA